The genome window TATTAATCATATTAGAGATTTCTTTTGGATTAATCTGTACAACATAAATCCAGCGATTATAGTCTGACTGAGCATACACAAACTTTTTATCATCTGTGTCTACTATTTTGATATTCTCCCCCTCATTTATCATTTTCTCATAATTCTCGTGAGACAATATCCTTTCCTTTTTTCTACTTGAATATAATAATTCATTTTTACTATTATAAATTTCTACTAAACTATCTTGTTCATTATCAACAATCTCATCAATGCTGCTTCTTGGAATATTAGATATCCCTAAAGCAAATTTATCCCGCTGATAAACAGGCAAGGTCATAATCATCTCAATTCCAATACTTGTAGGTCTCCAAAATAAGCTTTGCGTCGCCTCTTCCACATACTTTTCCTTATACCCAGCTATTTCCTCTTCCGATAATTTCTTTAAAGAGCCGTCAATTATTCCCCAATTTTCTGCTAAGCTGATCAGATTATGTTGACTTCCTTCTATCCCCATCATTTCTATATAACTGATTTCTTTTTTTATATCACGATATGTATCAAAGTCTTTTCCTGATAACGGCTTCTTAAAAATCGTCTCAAAGGTTGCAGTAGAACTATATGCCGTATATCCATATTCAATCGTTCGCACCTTTTGCTCTACATTATTGAGAATTTGTTTTGTATAATTTTGTTTATCTTTCAGAAATTCCTCTTCAACGGAGTGATAGGTAGAGTTATAGATAAATACACTAAAGCCAACTACAATACTAATCCCTAAAAGGAAAAAGGGAAAAAATAACTTGTAAAACAACCTTAATTTCTTCAAATCCACTCACTCCTTATTTCCTCTTACCTCACCATTATTGTAAGCGTTATCATATTATTCAATCATTTAATACGGAAAATAATCATTTTCTTATCTAGTATCAAATGATTATTTTCTATATTCTGGATTAGATTATACATATAATAGCATATCTAGTCTATCTTTTGCGAGTGGATTTTTTCACGTGTGCAGCAAATGTCCGATTGACAAAAAGCCTGAAGAATTATAAAATGTGAACGTTAACATTATTATCAGGAGGAACTATGGTTACCATTAAGGATATCGCAAAGCTTGCAGGCGTTTCGCACACCACTGTGTCAAGAGCGCTGAATGATAGTCCCCTTATTAAACCTGCGACAAAAGACAAAATTAAGAAAATCGCAACAGAATTACATTATGTACCAAACTTTAATGCTAAAAGTCTCGTAAACCAGAAATCTTACACAATTGGCGTTTTTTTCTCTAGTATCAGCCATGGTACCAGTTCAAGTTTTCTTGTCGATGTCATAAAAGGTGTAAATTCTGTGCTAGATGAAAACTACAGTATCGCAGTAAATGGAATTGATACTCTAGTCCATTTTGACAAAATCATTTCCAAACGATTTGACGGAATTATCGTCCTAAGTCAAAGTGACACAGACAATGCATTTATTTACTATATACAACAAACTGGCATACCGTTGGTCGTGCTAAATCGCAGACTAGATGATCCTTCTATTCCAAATGTTTCAGCAAACGATCAACAGGGTGTAGAACAAGCCATCGATGAAGCAATTAGCCTTGGTCATAAGGACTTAGCGTACATCAATGGAAAAAGCTCTTTCCGTTCCTCTGCTGAAAGAAAACAAGGATTTATCAATAGCTTGTCGAAGCATCAGCTTCCCATACAGCCTGAATTTATGGTCAATGGGGATTATAGTATGGAAAGCGGCTTTGAAAAAATGAAGCAATTGCTAGACCTGCCGACGCCGCCTAGTCTTGTATTTTGCGCAAACGATGATATGGCAATCGGTGCATTAAAGGCTTGTTTTTTGAAAGAGAGGAAAGTGCCCCATGATATCTCAATCATTGGATTTGATGATACAGCTTTTGCGCAATACTCTACCCCAGCCCTAACCACTATTCATAAGCCTATTGATAAAATCAGCGAAATTGGCATGCAAATGCTTATTGCGTTAATGAATAGCGACACTTTAGAGGAGACACAAATCTTAGTAGACACATTTTTAGTTAAAAGAGAATCGCTTAGTTATCCAACAAAACAGTCATAACTGTTTTGTTTTATCATAAAATGTTAACGTGTGCAAAAAAGGAGGAACTATAGTGGAAAAGCTTTCAAAGCAATTAAAACCTAATTTGTCTATTTTTCCAGAAAAAGTCATTCAATTTGGCTCAGGCAATTTCATGAGAGGATTTCTTAATTGGCAACTACAGCAAATGAATAACCAGCATTTATTCAACGGTAGTGCTGTGTTAGTGAAGCCGACCAAGCATGTTTCTAAACCAACCTTAGAAGAACAAGATTATCTTTATACAGTCGTGCTTGAGGGGTTCTATCAAGGTCAAATGGTTCAGACGAGTGAAATTATTACAACTGCTAATCGATTAATTAATCCTTATGAAGACTGGGAAAATTATTTACAATTGGCAGAACAAGAAGAATTGACCTTTATTATTTCTAATACTACAGAAGCTGGAATACAATTTGATGAAAGGGATTGTTCTATCGATCAACCTTCAACTAGTTTTCCTGGAAAACTTACTGCCCTACTATTCAAGCGCTTTCAACTAAAAAAACCAGGATTTACGATTATTCCTTGTGAGTTAATCGATCGTAACGGTGATCAACTTAAAGAAATTGTCTTACAATATGCAAGTCTATGGAATTTAGAAGAGGAATTTATTAGCTGGATTCATGCTGAAAATATATTCTGCTGCAGCTTAGTAGATCGCATTGTTCCAGGTTATCCACGTGATACAGCAAATCTGCTTAATGAGGAACATGGCTATATTGATAACTTAATGGTTAAAGCAGAGCCTTATTTATTATGGGTCATTGAAGGTCCACAAGAATTAAAAGAATCATTTCCACTCGAAAGGGCGGGATTGAATGTACTGGTAACCGATGATATGACACCATATCGAGAACGAAAGGTTCACTTATTAAATGGTCCACATACAGCGATGGTCCCACTTGGATTACTTGCTGGTCTTGAAACTGTGGAAGATGTGATGAAAGATGCAGATTTTGCGGTCTTTATTAATCAATTAATGCAGCAAGAAATTATACCATTATTACCTCTCCCTTTAGATGACTTAAAGGCATATGCAAACTCTATAATCGAACGCTTTAAAAATCCCTTTATCCGCCATGAATTATCATCCATTGCTTTAAACAGTGTTTCTAAATATAAAGCACGCTTATTACCGCTGCTAATTAAATACCAAGAAAAACAGCAGCAATTGCCTCCATACATGACTGCTTCTCTTGCTGCTTTATTTCTAACCTACAGGGGAACACAATATAAACCAAAAGATAGCGATGAAGTCCTTGAAGCCTTTTCAAACGCATGGGAAAATCCCGAAACTATCGCTTTTACTATTTTGAATGACAAAAATTTATGGGATACTGACTTAACCTCTATTCCTAACCTTGTGGAAGAAGTAACTGCATATATCCATATGCTTAGAAAAGACGGTGCTCGAGCTGTATTACAAAAGCTAAATAATGAAAAGCAGCCTCCTTCCCTATTAAAATTAAATGAGCGAGACAATGTCGCGGTTGCCCTAAGAC of Niallia circulans contains these proteins:
- a CDS encoding LacI family DNA-binding transcriptional regulator, producing MVTIKDIAKLAGVSHTTVSRALNDSPLIKPATKDKIKKIATELHYVPNFNAKSLVNQKSYTIGVFFSSISHGTSSSFLVDVIKGVNSVLDENYSIAVNGIDTLVHFDKIISKRFDGIIVLSQSDTDNAFIYYIQQTGIPLVVLNRRLDDPSIPNVSANDQQGVEQAIDEAISLGHKDLAYINGKSSFRSSAERKQGFINSLSKHQLPIQPEFMVNGDYSMESGFEKMKQLLDLPTPPSLVFCANDDMAIGALKACFLKERKVPHDISIIGFDDTAFAQYSTPALTTIHKPIDKISEIGMQMLIALMNSDTLEETQILVDTFLVKRESLSYPTKQS